In Methylotenera versatilis 79, the DNA window GGGTCGTGATAACGAATAAACGCTTTGTGTAATTTGCGTACGCCGCCCGCTTTTGGAATCGGCACATCTTCAGAATCTGCCGTCACTTTACGCAATGGATTTTTACCGCTGTGATACATCGCAGTCGCCATCGCCATTGGCGTTGGTGTAAAGTTTTGCACTTGATCTAGCCTGAAATCGTATTTTTTTAGCCAAAGCGCAAGGTTAAGCATATCGTCATCAGTCGTGCCAGGATGCGCTGCAATAAAGTATGGAATCAAATACTGCTTTTTGCCCGCTTCTGCACTGAATTTCTCAAACATGGCTTTAAATTCATCATACGCGCCCATGCCTGGCTTCATCATTTTGCTTAGCACGTTTTCTTCACTGTGTTCTGGCGCGATTTTCAAATAGCCGCCAACATGATGTTGCACCAATTCTTTGACATATTCTGGCGATTTAACCGCCAAATCGTAGCGTAACCCACTGCTGACTAATATCTTTTTAACGCCTTTAATGGCGCGAGCTTTACGGTATAGCTGAATCAGCGCGCTATGATCTGTGTTCAAGTTTTCGCAAATGCCCGGATAAACGCAGGACAGTTTTCGACACGACTGCTCAATTTTTTCAGACTTACAAGCAATGCGATACATATTGGCAGTCGGCCCGCCAAGGTCAGAAATGACGCCAGTAAAACCATCGACTTTATCGCGAATCTCTTCTACTTCTTTCAGAATAGATTCTTCACTACGGCTTTGAATAATGCGGCCTTCATGTTCGGTAATACTACAGAATGTACAACCGCCAAAACAGCCGCGCATGATATTGACTGAGAAACGAATCATCTCCCACGCAGGGATTTTGGCATTTTTGTAGATCGGATGCGGCGCACGCGCATATGGCATATCGTAGACGTAATCCATTTCTTTGGTCGTCAGCGGAATCGGCGGCGGATTCAGCCACACTTCCCTATCGCCATGTTTTTGCACCAGCGCACGCGCATTGCCTGGGTTGGCTTCTAAGTGCAACACGCGCGAGGCATGCGCATACAAAATCGGATCACGTGATACAGCCTCATAATCGGGCAAACGCACGACTTGTTTGCTTCTATCGGCTTTTGGCTTACGTACTACAGTGATGACATTAGTGCCTGTTGGTAATACTGGTTTTGCGCTACTCTCTTCTGTCGCGCAACTGGCATCCGCTTTGCCCATTTTCATTTCATACGGGTCAATCGGTTTGTCGATGGTGCCAGGGCGATCTAATTTAGTACTTTCAATCTCATCCCAACCTTCAGGAATCTGTTTGCGCAAAAAAGCGGTTCCGCGAATATCTTGAATATCCGCGACTTTTTCACCTTTAGCGATGCGATGCGTCAACTCAACCAGCGCACGTTCCGCATTGCCGTAAAGCAAAATATCGGCTTTAGAATCGACCAGAATACTGCGGCGCACTTTATCAGACCAGTAATCATAATGTGCGATACGGCGCAAACTGGCTTCAATACTGCCCACAACCAGTGGCACTTGACTGTATGCCTCGCGGCAACGTTGGCTATAAACCAGCACTGCGCGATCGGGGCGTTTATTGGGCGCAGCATCTGGCGTGTACGCATCATCACTACGAATCTTACGGTCAGCGGTATAACGATTCACCATGCTATCCATATTGCCGGCTGTAATGCCGAAATAGAGATTTGGCTTGCCTAATGCTTTAAATGCGCTGGCATTTTGCCAGTCTGGCTGCGCGATAATGCCGACTCGAAACCCTTGTGCTTCTAACAGGCGGCCCACTAAAGCCATACCAAAACTGGGGTGATCGATATACGCATCGCCTGTGACCAAAATAATGTCGCACGAATCCCAACCCAATACATCCATTTCCGCACGCGTCATCGGCAAC includes these proteins:
- a CDS encoding YgiQ family radical SAM protein — its product is MEVYTNNLAKPIHTYRPYWAKRFGTAKMLPMTRAEMDVLGWDSCDIILVTGDAYIDHPSFGMALVGRLLEAQGFRVGIIAQPDWQNASAFKALGKPNLYFGITAGNMDSMVNRYTADRKIRSDDAYTPDAAPNKRPDRAVLVYSQRCREAYSQVPLVVGSIEASLRRIAHYDYWSDKVRRSILVDSKADILLYGNAERALVELTHRIAKGEKVADIQDIRGTAFLRKQIPEGWDEIESTKLDRPGTIDKPIDPYEMKMGKADASCATEESSAKPVLPTGTNVITVVRKPKADRSKQVVRLPDYEAVSRDPILYAHASRVLHLEANPGNARALVQKHGDREVWLNPPPIPLTTKEMDYVYDMPYARAPHPIYKNAKIPAWEMIRFSVNIMRGCFGGCTFCSITEHEGRIIQSRSEESILKEVEEIRDKVDGFTGVISDLGGPTANMYRIACKSEKIEQSCRKLSCVYPGICENLNTDHSALIQLYRKARAIKGVKKILVSSGLRYDLAVKSPEYVKELVQHHVGGYLKIAPEHSEENVLSKMMKPGMGAYDEFKAMFEKFSAEAGKKQYLIPYFIAAHPGTTDDDMLNLALWLKKYDFRLDQVQNFTPTPMAMATAMYHSGKNPLRKVTADSEDVPIPKAGGVRKLHKAFIRYHDPANWPILREALKKMGREDLIGNSKKHLVPAFQPAVMGAIRQSDGSTFKSNKPLPAKKYGSLPKSFNNMKNAARPARIK